One segment of Castanea sativa cultivar Marrone di Chiusa Pesio chromosome 3, ASM4071231v1 DNA contains the following:
- the LOC142629501 gene encoding uncharacterized protein LOC142629501 isoform X2 produces MKLDSEPVFCHSALGHKPDSKPFEYNDNAIHTAMKSGNLIMKENQKRISCDLKGTERGTGGLPYDLDDSHGWTATNFDCSLSMDGLKIENQDEVRDFVASPIHSSRETGPFDKDSDVVMDKSIMECGLPELTVCYKESNYHVVKDICIDEGVPSQEKILFESGTDEKTLCIFLPAVKDQNKELVKEKEDIDTSIPDALKFSAENDSNKDSANQCDPKDLMTTGEDSPVTIANDVSKEMFLPGEKLPVVDMGTYTSHYKSSNNDEVEQQPFQVSGEEAILANHVLISATEESNNSSEDSILANSTLVSASEESNNSRGDSMLASTTLVSAVEELNNSSGDQMLAAEESNNDNGDAVSSSPTKVSAAEETNVSGRKLSPENGDNGLETKKMSELENGISDTQTVSRQLQHGQGEVSFSAAGQGEESFSAVGTLSSLINFSGPVTNSGSISLRSDSSTTSTRSFAFPVLQSEWNSSPVRMAKADQRCFRKHRGWKQGLLCCRF; encoded by the exons ATGAAACTTG ATAGTGAACCAGTGTTTTGCCATTCGGCTCTTGGTCATAAGCCTGATTCTAAGCCTTTCGAATACAATGACAATGCTATACACACTGCTATGAAGTCAGGAAACCTGATAATGAAGGAAAATCAAAAGAGGATCTCATGTGACTTAAAGGGCACTGAGAGGGGTACTGGGGGATTACCATATGACTTAGATGACAGCCATGGTTGGACTGCAACAAACTTTGATTGCTCCCTGAGCATGGatggtttaaaaattgaaaaccaagACGAGGTCAGAGATTTTGTTGCATCACCTATTCATTCTTCCAGAGAAACAGGACCATTTGACAAGGACTCGGATGTTGTTATGGACAAAAGCATTATGGAATGTGGACTGCCAGAGTTGACAGTTTGCTACAAAGAGAGTAATTACCATGTTGTGAAAGACATCTGCATTGATGAAGGAGTGCCTTCCCAGGAGAAGATCCTGTTTGAGAGTGGTACAGATGAGAAAACTCTTTGCATCTTTCTGCCTGCTGTGAAGGATCAAAACAAAGAACtggtgaaagaaaaagaagatattgataCATCCATTCCAGATGCTTTGAAGTTTTCAGCAGAAAATGATTCTAATAAGGATTCAGCTAATCAATGTGATCCCAAGGATTTGATGACGACAGGGGAAGACTCCCCTGTTACTATTGCGAATGATGTCTCCAAAGAGATGTTTTTGCCTGGAGAGAAGCTTCCAGTTGTAGATATGGGCACATATACTTCCCACTACAAGTCTTCGAACAATGATGAAGTTGAACAACAGCCCTTCCAG GTTTCTGGTGAAGAAGCAATCTTGGCGAACCATGTTTTGATTTCTGCCACAGAAGAATCAAACAATAGTAGCGAGGATTCAATATTGGCAAACTCAACTTTGGTTTCTGCTAGTGAAGAATCAAACAATAGCAGGGGGGATTCAATGTTGGCAAGCACAACTTTGGTTTCTGCAGTGGAAGAATTAAACAATAGCAGTGGGGATCAAATGTTGGCAGCAGAAGAATCAAACAATGACAATGGGGATGCAGTGTCATCAAGCCCTACTAAGGTTTCTGCAGCAGAAGAAACAAACG TTAGTGGAAGAAAGTTGAGTCCTGAAAATGGTGACAATGGTCTTGAAACAAAAAAGATGTCAGAGCTTGAAAATGGAATTTCTGATACTCAGACAGTTTCAAGGCAACTTCAACATGGTCAGGGAGAGGTAAGTTTTTCTGCGGCCGGTCAGGGAGAGGAAAGTTTCTCTGCAGTAGGTACTTTATCAAGTCTTATAAACTTCTCTGGGCCAGTCACTAATTCTGGCAGCATCTCTCTTCGATCAGATAGCAGCACAACCAGCACTCGTTCCTTTGCCTTTCCTGT ATTACAGTCGGAATGGAATAGTAGTCCAGTTAGAATGGCAAAAGCTGACCAGAGGTGCTTCCGAAAGCATAGAGGTTGGAAGCAGGGCCTTCTTTGCTGTAGATTCTAA
- the LOC142629501 gene encoding uncharacterized protein LOC142629501 isoform X1 codes for MKLDSEPVFCHSALGHKPDSKPFEYNDNAIHTAMKSGNLIMKENQKRISCDLKGTERGTGGLPYDLDDSHGWTATNFDCSLSMDGLKIENQDEVRDFVASPIHSSRETGPFDKDSDVVMDKSIMECGLPELTVCYKESNYHVVKDICIDEGVPSQEKILFESGTDEKTLCIFLPAVKDQNKELVKEKEDIDTSIPDALKFSAENDSNKDSANQCDPKDLMTTGEDSPVTIANDVSKEMFLPGEKLPVVDMGTYTSHYKSSNNDEVEQQPFQVSGEEAILANHVLISATEESNNSSEDSILANSTLVSASEESNNSRGDSMLASTTLVSAVEELNNSSGDQMLAAEESNNDNGDAVSSSPTKVSAAEETNGSSLSNELYYNSKVESGSITFDFDSLAPAVSGRKLSPENGDNGLETKKMSELENGISDTQTVSRQLQHGQGEVSFSAAGQGEESFSAVGTLSSLINFSGPVTNSGSISLRSDSSTTSTRSFAFPVLQSEWNSSPVRMAKADQRCFRKHRGWKQGLLCCRF; via the exons ATGAAACTTG ATAGTGAACCAGTGTTTTGCCATTCGGCTCTTGGTCATAAGCCTGATTCTAAGCCTTTCGAATACAATGACAATGCTATACACACTGCTATGAAGTCAGGAAACCTGATAATGAAGGAAAATCAAAAGAGGATCTCATGTGACTTAAAGGGCACTGAGAGGGGTACTGGGGGATTACCATATGACTTAGATGACAGCCATGGTTGGACTGCAACAAACTTTGATTGCTCCCTGAGCATGGatggtttaaaaattgaaaaccaagACGAGGTCAGAGATTTTGTTGCATCACCTATTCATTCTTCCAGAGAAACAGGACCATTTGACAAGGACTCGGATGTTGTTATGGACAAAAGCATTATGGAATGTGGACTGCCAGAGTTGACAGTTTGCTACAAAGAGAGTAATTACCATGTTGTGAAAGACATCTGCATTGATGAAGGAGTGCCTTCCCAGGAGAAGATCCTGTTTGAGAGTGGTACAGATGAGAAAACTCTTTGCATCTTTCTGCCTGCTGTGAAGGATCAAAACAAAGAACtggtgaaagaaaaagaagatattgataCATCCATTCCAGATGCTTTGAAGTTTTCAGCAGAAAATGATTCTAATAAGGATTCAGCTAATCAATGTGATCCCAAGGATTTGATGACGACAGGGGAAGACTCCCCTGTTACTATTGCGAATGATGTCTCCAAAGAGATGTTTTTGCCTGGAGAGAAGCTTCCAGTTGTAGATATGGGCACATATACTTCCCACTACAAGTCTTCGAACAATGATGAAGTTGAACAACAGCCCTTCCAG GTTTCTGGTGAAGAAGCAATCTTGGCGAACCATGTTTTGATTTCTGCCACAGAAGAATCAAACAATAGTAGCGAGGATTCAATATTGGCAAACTCAACTTTGGTTTCTGCTAGTGAAGAATCAAACAATAGCAGGGGGGATTCAATGTTGGCAAGCACAACTTTGGTTTCTGCAGTGGAAGAATTAAACAATAGCAGTGGGGATCAAATGTTGGCAGCAGAAGAATCAAACAATGACAATGGGGATGCAGTGTCATCAAGCCCTACTAAGGTTTCTGCAGCAGAAGAAACAAACGGTAGCAGTCTCTCCAATGAGTTATATTACAATAGTAAGGTTGAAAGTGGGAGCATCACTTTTGATTTTGACTCTTTAGCACCTGCAGTTAGTGGAAGAAAGTTGAGTCCTGAAAATGGTGACAATGGTCTTGAAACAAAAAAGATGTCAGAGCTTGAAAATGGAATTTCTGATACTCAGACAGTTTCAAGGCAACTTCAACATGGTCAGGGAGAGGTAAGTTTTTCTGCGGCCGGTCAGGGAGAGGAAAGTTTCTCTGCAGTAGGTACTTTATCAAGTCTTATAAACTTCTCTGGGCCAGTCACTAATTCTGGCAGCATCTCTCTTCGATCAGATAGCAGCACAACCAGCACTCGTTCCTTTGCCTTTCCTGT ATTACAGTCGGAATGGAATAGTAGTCCAGTTAGAATGGCAAAAGCTGACCAGAGGTGCTTCCGAAAGCATAGAGGTTGGAAGCAGGGCCTTCTTTGCTGTAGATTCTAA
- the LOC142626872 gene encoding uncharacterized protein LOC142626872: MELIVMTTLCFVLLALLTPSASLQIQVQPSHEKANELQHYSLPALPRKLRLFEEVTVKEYGGQDSTSYNVEYVAGKQAKHDNKEQVNNVVHGNKGTWREWVERGADESEFYTMDYSSVRRRRPIHNKSMPVTP, encoded by the exons ATGGAGCTGATAGTTATGACTACGCTGTGTTTTGTCCTCTTGGCTTTGCTAACACCATCTGCATCTTTACAAATTCAGGTGCAACCATCACATGAAAAGG CCAATGAACTCCAGCATTATTCTCTCCCTGCACTGCCAAGAAAGCTCAGACTCTTTGAGGAAGTGACG GTTAAAGAATATGGAGGTCAAGATTCCACATCATACAATGTGGAATATGTTGCAG GTAAGCAGGCAAAGCATGATAATAAGGAGCAAGTTAATAATGTGGTGCATGGAAACAAAGGGACATGGAGAGAATGGGTGGAGAGAGGTGCAGATGAGTCAGAGTTTTATACAATGGATTATTCCAGTGTTAGAAGAAGACGTCCCATACATAACAAGTCCATGCCGGTTACTCCATGA